One segment of Solanum stenotomum isolate F172 chromosome 1, ASM1918654v1, whole genome shotgun sequence DNA contains the following:
- the LOC125856672 gene encoding uncharacterized protein LOC125856672 encodes MLAIKRLNLDAELVGKKRITQLHELEEFRLHAYENANLYKEKTKRWCDKHIVSHTFDPDQLKLLFYSRLKLFPEKLRSKWSGLFEVVRMTQHGAVEQRNKDKSSTFLVNGQRVKHYFENDVDRELEALKLIDE; translated from the coding sequence ATGCTGGCGATTAAAAGGTTGAATCTGGATGCTGAGTTAGTTGGAAAGAAGAGGATAACACAGCTGCATGAGTTAGAAGAGTTCAGGCTTCACGCCTATGAGAATGCTAATTTGTACAAAGAAAAGACCAAGAGGTGGTGTGACAAGCATATTGTGTCACACACCTTTGATCCTGATCAATTAAAGTTGTTGTTTTACTCACGATTGAAGTTATTCCCCGAAAAGCTTCGATCTAAATGGAGTGGTCTTTTTGAAGTTGTGAGGATGACCCAACATGGTGCAGTAGAGCAAAGGAACAAGGACAAGAGCTCTACTTTCCTTGTGAATGGACAACGGGTCAAGCACTATTTTGAAAATGATGTTGATCGTGAGCTTGAAGCCCTCAAATTGATTGATGAGTGA